Proteins encoded within one genomic window of Bradyrhizobium sp. CB1717:
- a CDS encoding response regulator transcription factor: protein MVFVVEDDISMRRSLTNLFQSVGLDVIAFGSAREMLQSTIPDVISCLVLDVRLPGLSGLDYQTELARLNIHIPIIFITGHGDIPMTVRAMKEGAVDFLSKPFRDQEVLDAVVAATERDRKRREAQQIVANLQSLFETLSPREQGVMKLVAAGLMNKQVAAELGLAEITVKIYRGHVMKKMRARSLADLIRMTETLGIRANRSEQTQA from the coding sequence ATGGTCTTCGTCGTCGAGGATGACATCTCCATGCGTCGCTCGCTTACGAACCTTTTTCAATCGGTAGGGTTGGACGTCATTGCATTCGGATCGGCTCGCGAAATGCTGCAGAGCACAATCCCGGACGTTATCAGCTGCCTAGTTCTTGATGTCCGGCTGCCGGGCTTGAGCGGCCTTGACTACCAGACCGAGCTAGCGAGGTTGAACATACATATTCCGATCATTTTTATTACCGGCCATGGCGACATTCCCATGACCGTCAGAGCCATGAAGGAAGGAGCGGTCGATTTTCTCAGCAAACCATTTCGCGATCAGGAAGTGCTTGATGCCGTGGTTGCGGCGACCGAACGCGATCGCAAAAGACGGGAGGCTCAGCAGATCGTCGCGAACCTGCAGTCTCTATTTGAGACCTTAAGCCCGCGCGAGCAGGGGGTGATGAAACTGGTCGCTGCCGGCCTGATGAACAAGCAGGTAGCCGCCGAGCTTGGGCTCGCCGAGATCACGGTCAAGATCTACCGGGGACACGTCATGAAAAAGATGCGTGCACGGTCGCTGGCCGACTTGATCAGAATGACTGAGACGCTGGGAATTCGCGCCAATCGTTCTGAACAAACCCAAGCATGA
- a CDS encoding response regulator, producing MPTPLISVVDDDASVRAATDNLLKSRGYIAQIFASAEELLRSPQLDETSCVITDVQMSAMSGLELLAEMRTRGYDAPFIFITAFPDDRVRASALRAGAIGFLAKPFAGQALIECLDTALNAYDGRGGI from the coding sequence TTGCCCACGCCTTTGATTTCCGTCGTTGACGACGACGCCTCAGTCCGTGCGGCGACAGATAATCTTTTGAAATCGCGTGGCTACATCGCCCAAATATTTGCGTCGGCCGAGGAACTCCTGAGGTCCCCGCAATTGGACGAGACATCCTGTGTCATTACCGATGTGCAGATGTCGGCTATGAGCGGCTTGGAGCTGTTGGCAGAGATGCGGACACGTGGTTACGACGCACCATTCATTTTCATTACCGCTTTCCCCGACGACCGCGTGCGCGCGTCAGCGCTGCGCGCCGGGGCTATTGGCTTCCTCGCCAAACCCTTTGCCGGACAAGCCTTAATCGAGTGCCTCGACACCGCACTGAACGCGTATGACGGCCGAGGCGGCATCTGA
- a CDS encoding beta-L-arabinofuranosidase domain-containing protein, producing MLNAPQERWTNLTECHELYCAGHLIEAGVASFQGTGKRRLLEVVCRLADHLCTVFGPERDQLHGYDGHPEIELALARLYEATKEQRYLTLANYFVEQRGTEPHFYDIEYEKRQQSCVPKSDGTPWMIKSKSYSQAHLPLSEQRTATDHAVRFVYLMTAVAHLARLRQNEQQRQTYLRLWQNMVQRQIYITGAIGSQGAGEAFSSNYDLPNDTAYTESCASIGLMMFARRMLEMELDGRYADVMERALFNTVLGSIAFDGRHYFYVNSLEVHPKTRRSNGIYNHVSPVRRRWLGCACCPPNIARLFTSIGHYIYTPSTDALYVNLYVGNRVAISVDGHALRLLISGSYPWRDRVEIAVESAPPIAHTLALRLPEWCSAPQASVNGEPVNCEPRKGYLHIRRTWRQGDRVKLSLPMQVRRSSTSATTPKSTPTSKGGRSYFLDTTGLPLLWIFESFIRLSRTLAISCSSTSFEWTANSRCSIRVRLIRKQEPVRQRWDSSRLTPTTWFSTQRSQTSG from the coding sequence ATACTGAACGCGCCTCAGGAGCGCTGGACGAACCTAACGGAGTGCCACGAGCTCTATTGCGCTGGCCACTTGATTGAAGCGGGTGTCGCATCCTTTCAGGGGACTGGCAAGCGGCGGTTGCTGGAGGTCGTTTGCAGGCTTGCTGACCACCTCTGCACAGTTTTCGGCCCAGAGCGCGATCAGTTGCACGGCTATGATGGCCATCCGGAAATCGAACTTGCGTTGGCACGCCTCTACGAAGCGACAAAGGAGCAGCGATATCTCACGCTAGCCAATTATTTCGTGGAGCAACGCGGCACGGAGCCACACTTCTACGACATTGAGTACGAGAAGCGCCAGCAATCCTGCGTCCCCAAATCCGACGGCACGCCTTGGATGATAAAAAGCAAATCGTATAGCCAAGCGCACTTGCCGCTTTCGGAGCAGCGGACTGCAACCGATCATGCGGTGCGTTTTGTATACCTGATGACGGCAGTAGCTCATCTCGCGCGTCTGCGTCAGAACGAGCAGCAGCGCCAAACTTACCTGCGGCTATGGCAAAACATGGTCCAGCGCCAGATCTATATTACCGGAGCCATCGGCTCGCAAGGCGCCGGCGAAGCGTTCAGCAGCAATTACGATTTGCCAAATGATACGGCGTACACGGAAAGTTGCGCGTCAATTGGCCTGATGATGTTCGCGCGCCGTATGTTGGAGATGGAACTGGACGGGCGCTATGCCGACGTGATGGAGCGCGCGCTCTTCAATACCGTTCTCGGCAGCATCGCGTTCGACGGGCGTCACTATTTCTATGTTAACTCGCTCGAAGTGCATCCCAAAACGCGGAGGTCTAATGGCATCTACAATCACGTCTCGCCGGTGCGACGACGCTGGTTGGGCTGCGCGTGCTGCCCACCGAACATCGCACGCCTTTTCACATCGATTGGCCACTACATCTACACGCCCAGCACCGACGCGCTCTATGTAAATCTCTACGTTGGTAATAGGGTGGCAATATCCGTCGACGGGCATGCGCTGCGGTTGCTCATAAGCGGCAGCTATCCCTGGAGAGACCGGGTGGAAATCGCCGTCGAATCTGCGCCGCCAATTGCCCACACGCTCGCCCTGCGCCTGCCGGAATGGTGCAGCGCGCCGCAGGCGAGCGTGAACGGCGAGCCCGTGAATTGCGAGCCGCGCAAGGGATATTTGCACATTCGCCGAACGTGGCGGCAGGGAGATCGCGTCAAACTATCGCTGCCAATGCAAGTGCGTCGATCGAGTACATCCGCGACAACCCCCAAGAGTACTCCGACGTCAAAAGGTGGAAGAAGCTATTTCCTGGACACCACGGGACTACCTCTACTGTGGATTTTCGAGTCGTTCATCCGCTTGTCGAGAACGCTGGCGATATCCTGCTCGAGCACCAGCTTCGAATGGACGGCGAACAGCCGCTGCTCAATTCGCGTCCGGCTAATCCGGAAGCAAGAGCCGGTGCGGCAAAGATGGGATTCGTCGAGGTTGACGCCGACAACATGGTTCTCGACCCAGAGAAGTCAGACAAGTGGGTAA
- the glmS gene encoding glutamine--fructose-6-phosphate transaminase (isomerizing), with the protein MCGIVGILGRGPVVGQLVASLKRLEYRGYDSAGLATLEGLRIERRRAEGKLRNLEEQLRYYPPSGHTGIGHTRWATHGKPTESNAHPHATENVAVVHNGIIENFRELRAELERNGAHFSSETDTEVVAHLVESYLKKGYSPQDAVQASLPRLRGAFALAFLFKAHDDLLIGARKGSPLAIGHGNGEVYLGSDALALAPLTDTITYLEDGDWAVLTRTTCVIYSANGSVVERETSKSGVSSLLVDKANYRHFMAKEIHEQPTVAGKTLAHYLDTTAKRVALPLTLPFDFKSIQRISITACGTASYAGHIAKYWFERLARLPVEIDVASEFRYREAPLSRGDLAIVISQSGETADTLAALRYAKDQGVHTISVVNVPTSTIARESETVLPTLAGPEIGVASTKAFTCQLMVLAALAVAAGKERDKLSEIDETKLVRELIEVPRLIAAALLIEPQIEKLARYIADTRDVLYIGRGTSAPLALEGALKLKEIAYIHSEGYAAGELKHGPIALIDEAVPVVVIAPYDEVFGKTVSNMQEVAARGGKIILITDSKGALEATVDTLMTIVLPEMVASFTPMVYAIPVQLLAYHTALVRGADVDQPRNLAKSVTVE; encoded by the coding sequence ATGTGTGGAATTGTTGGCATTTTGGGGCGTGGTCCGGTCGTTGGGCAGTTGGTCGCGTCGCTCAAGAGATTGGAATATCGTGGCTACGACTCCGCAGGCCTCGCGACTCTCGAAGGTCTCCGTATCGAGCGCCGCCGCGCTGAAGGTAAGCTGAGAAACCTTGAGGAGCAGCTGCGGTATTATCCGCCGTCGGGTCATACCGGCATCGGTCATACCCGCTGGGCGACTCATGGAAAGCCGACCGAGAGCAATGCTCACCCGCATGCGACGGAAAATGTCGCGGTCGTTCATAACGGGATCATTGAGAATTTCCGCGAGCTGCGAGCCGAACTGGAGCGGAATGGTGCCCATTTTAGCTCAGAGACAGACACGGAGGTGGTGGCGCATCTCGTCGAATCTTATCTCAAGAAGGGTTACTCGCCGCAGGATGCGGTACAAGCCTCGCTGCCGCGGCTGCGCGGTGCCTTCGCCCTGGCATTCCTTTTTAAGGCCCACGATGATCTTTTGATCGGTGCGCGTAAGGGGTCGCCCCTTGCGATCGGACATGGTAACGGCGAAGTATATCTAGGATCGGACGCGCTCGCGCTCGCGCCTTTGACCGACACCATCACCTATCTTGAAGACGGCGACTGGGCCGTGCTTACGCGCACGACGTGCGTGATTTATAGCGCAAACGGATCTGTCGTCGAGCGGGAAACTTCAAAGTCTGGCGTATCGTCACTCCTTGTGGACAAAGCGAATTATCGCCACTTCATGGCCAAGGAAATCCACGAACAGCCGACAGTGGCCGGCAAAACATTGGCGCATTATCTCGACACGACGGCCAAGCGCGTCGCCCTGCCGCTCACATTGCCGTTCGACTTTAAATCCATTCAGCGCATCTCAATTACCGCGTGCGGCACCGCAAGCTATGCTGGGCACATCGCCAAATACTGGTTCGAGCGGCTGGCGCGCTTGCCTGTCGAGATCGATGTAGCGTCCGAGTTCCGCTACAGGGAGGCGCCATTGAGCCGGGGCGATCTCGCGATCGTCATCTCGCAGTCGGGCGAAACCGCTGACACGCTAGCTGCGTTGCGATACGCCAAGGACCAGGGCGTGCACACGATTTCTGTGGTCAATGTCCCGACGTCGACGATTGCGCGGGAGAGCGAAACCGTTCTGCCGACGCTGGCGGGGCCAGAAATCGGCGTCGCCTCCACCAAGGCATTCACCTGCCAGCTGATGGTATTGGCCGCGCTTGCCGTCGCAGCAGGCAAAGAGCGTGATAAACTGTCTGAGATCGATGAAACGAAGCTTGTGCGTGAGCTTATCGAAGTGCCGCGGTTGATTGCTGCGGCACTGTTGATTGAACCGCAGATCGAGAAGCTCGCGCGTTATATCGCCGACACAAGGGACGTGCTCTATATCGGTCGTGGCACATCGGCCCCCCTGGCGCTGGAGGGCGCACTCAAGCTGAAGGAAATTGCCTATATCCACTCAGAAGGTTATGCCGCCGGTGAGCTCAAGCACGGACCGATCGCACTGATAGATGAGGCAGTGCCTGTGGTGGTGATCGCGCCTTATGACGAGGTCTTCGGGAAGACCGTCTCGAATATGCAAGAAGTGGCGGCTCGGGGCGGCAAGATCATCCTGATCACCGATTCGAAGGGAGCTTTGGAAGCGACGGTGGACACACTCATGACCATTGTGCTGCCAGAGATGGTCGCAAGCTTTACGCCGATGGTCTATGCCATTCCGGTTCAGCTCTTGGCTTACCATACCGCGCTCGTAAGGGGCGCGGACGTGGATCAGCCGCGTAATCTAGCAAAATCGGTGACTGTGGAATGA
- the gmd gene encoding GDP-mannose 4,6-dehydratase, producing the protein MPAQDSKRRIALITGVTGQDGAYLAEYLLGLGYTVHGIKRRSSSFNAARVDHLYQDPHAGNVRFLMHYGDMTDSTNLIRLMQQIRPTEIYNLAAQSHVAVSFESPEYTANADAIGVLRLLEAIRILGMEKETLFYQASTSELYGLVQEIPQKETTPFYPRSPYGVAKLYGYWITVNYREAYGMFAANGILFNHESPIRGETFVTRKITRGVARIEVGLEQTLYLGNLDAKRDWGHAKDYVEGMHMILQADKPDDFVLATGETRSVREMVELAFAEVGRRVEWRGTGVDETGVDAKSGKTVVKIDPTYFRPTEVDLLVGDASKAREKLGWKPKRTFAQLVEEMMASDLAEAKRDAVHGKRCI; encoded by the coding sequence ATGCCGGCTCAGGACTCAAAGCGGCGCATTGCGCTAATTACGGGCGTCACCGGGCAGGACGGCGCATATCTCGCTGAGTATTTGCTCGGTCTCGGCTACACCGTGCATGGGATCAAGCGCCGATCGTCCTCGTTCAACGCCGCGCGGGTCGATCATCTTTACCAGGATCCGCATGCCGGCAACGTGCGGTTCCTGATGCACTACGGCGACATGACGGATTCGACCAATTTGATCCGCCTCATGCAGCAGATCCGCCCCACCGAGATCTACAATCTCGCAGCTCAAAGCCACGTCGCCGTCAGCTTCGAGAGCCCCGAATACACCGCCAATGCCGACGCGATCGGCGTGCTACGCCTCCTGGAAGCGATCCGCATCCTGGGCATGGAGAAGGAGACGCTGTTCTACCAGGCCTCGACCTCCGAGCTCTACGGCCTCGTGCAGGAGATCCCGCAGAAGGAGACGACGCCGTTCTATCCACGCTCGCCTTATGGCGTGGCCAAGCTCTACGGTTATTGGATCACAGTGAACTACCGCGAAGCCTATGGCATGTTCGCGGCCAACGGCATCCTGTTCAATCACGAGAGTCCGATTCGCGGCGAGACCTTCGTGACCCGCAAGATCACCCGTGGTGTCGCCCGCATCGAGGTCGGTCTCGAACAGACGCTCTATCTCGGCAATCTCGACGCCAAGCGCGACTGGGGCCACGCGAAAGACTACGTCGAGGGCATGCATATGATCCTTCAGGCCGACAAACCGGACGATTTCGTGCTCGCCACCGGCGAGACCCGATCGGTGCGCGAGATGGTCGAGCTTGCCTTCGCGGAGGTCGGCCGCCGAGTCGAATGGCGCGGCACGGGCGTCGATGAGACCGGCGTCGACGCCAAGAGCGGCAAGACCGTGGTGAAGATCGATCCGACCTATTTCCGGCCGACCGAGGTCGATCTCCTGGTCGGGGATGCCAGCAAGGCGCGCGAGAAGCTCGGCTGGAAGCCGAAGCGGACCTTTGCCCAGCTCGTCGAGGAGATGATGGCGAGCGACCTCGCCGAGGCGAAACGGGACGCGGTCCATGGCAAGCGCTGCATTTGA
- a CDS encoding GDP-L-fucose synthase, which translates to MASAAFDLTGKSVYVAGHRGMVGSALVRRLAREDVKLVTVDRREVDLCNQAAVFDWFAKARPQVVFLAAAKVGGIVANDTLRAEFIYDNIAIAANVIQAAQQSGAEKLMFLGSSCIYPKLAPQPLREDSVLTGPLEPTNEPYAIAKIAGIKMAEAYRRQYGTDFISVMPTNLYGPGDNYHPEYSHVVAALVRRFHEAKLAGSKSVVVWGTGTPRREFLYVDDLADACIHLMKTYSSPELINIGTGEDISIAELALMVAAAIGFRGEIRFDTSRPDGTPRKLLDVGRLSGLGWRATTSLEDGIQLAYRAYRTDSDGRHQSDLPGRNNGPILAINRR; encoded by the coding sequence ATGGCAAGCGCTGCATTTGACCTGACCGGCAAGAGCGTCTATGTCGCCGGCCATCGTGGCATGGTTGGCAGCGCGCTGGTGCGCCGGCTGGCGCGCGAGGACGTCAAGCTCGTCACGGTGGACCGGCGTGAGGTCGACCTCTGCAACCAGGCCGCCGTGTTCGACTGGTTCGCAAAGGCGCGCCCGCAGGTCGTATTCCTCGCCGCCGCGAAGGTGGGCGGCATCGTAGCCAACGACACGCTGCGCGCCGAGTTCATCTACGACAACATCGCGATCGCGGCGAACGTGATCCAGGCCGCGCAGCAAAGCGGCGCCGAGAAGCTGATGTTCCTCGGCTCGTCCTGCATCTATCCGAAGCTCGCGCCGCAGCCCCTGCGCGAGGACTCGGTCCTGACAGGCCCGCTGGAGCCGACCAACGAGCCCTATGCGATCGCCAAGATCGCCGGCATCAAGATGGCGGAGGCCTATCGCAGGCAGTATGGCACCGACTTCATCAGCGTGATGCCGACCAATCTCTACGGTCCCGGCGACAATTATCATCCCGAGTACAGCCATGTAGTTGCCGCCCTGGTCCGCCGCTTCCACGAGGCGAAGCTCGCGGGCTCGAAGAGCGTGGTTGTCTGGGGTACCGGCACGCCGCGCCGCGAATTTCTCTACGTTGACGATCTCGCCGACGCCTGCATCCATCTGATGAAGACCTATTCCTCGCCGGAACTGATCAATATCGGTACCGGCGAGGACATCAGCATCGCCGAGTTAGCACTCATGGTCGCGGCCGCCATCGGTTTTCGCGGTGAGATCAGATTCGACACGTCGCGCCCTGACGGCACGCCGCGCAAGCTGCTCGACGTCGGGCGGCTGTCCGGGCTCGGCTGGCGCGCCACGACCTCGCTTGAGGACGGCATTCAGCTCGCATACCGGGCGTATCGCACCGACAGCGATGGACGGCACCAGAGTGATCTGCCTGGCCGGAATAACGGGCCAATCCTAGCTATCAATCGGCGGTGA
- a CDS encoding MFS transporter, with amino-acid sequence MILSANWSADLLGTRLAFFVAGFGLAAWGPLVPLAKVRIAVDDRTLGLLLLCLGTGSVVAMLLTSVLNARYGSKPIILGGGLGLAIMLPCLAIADTPVRLGASLFAFGVSLGSIDVAMNIYAIELERDTGRPLMSGFHAQYSIGEFTGSAAVTSFLSLQLGPLFSTLVCSALMTIAIVSAWPGLLAAGAGQQGQSFVLPHRSVLLIAVLAAITFLVEGAMLDWSALLLIERDLLAEAHGGIGCMLFSIAMAAGRLSGDAVVARIGDRATLLLGTLPIVTGFLAVVAAPVALIAMAGFLLIGLGISNVVPVLCRRAGKQKMMPAGVAIAVITTAGYAGILVGPPALGSSHTCLACAWRLGCWARSCPSLRCQRG; translated from the coding sequence GTGATACTGTCTGCTAATTGGTCTGCCGACCTGCTTGGGACACGGCTCGCATTTTTTGTGGCCGGATTCGGCCTCGCGGCGTGGGGGCCTTTGGTGCCACTCGCTAAGGTGCGGATCGCGGTCGATGACCGCACGCTTGGTCTTCTGCTGCTCTGTCTCGGAACGGGATCCGTTGTCGCGATGCTTTTGACCAGCGTATTGAATGCGCGGTACGGCAGCAAGCCCATTATCCTCGGGGGTGGACTTGGACTCGCAATCATGCTGCCGTGCCTTGCAATTGCCGACACACCTGTCAGGCTCGGTGCTTCGCTGTTTGCTTTCGGCGTTTCACTCGGGTCGATTGATGTAGCCATGAACATTTATGCGATTGAATTGGAGCGCGACACGGGCCGTCCATTGATGTCTGGCTTCCACGCCCAGTACAGCATTGGGGAATTCACCGGCTCTGCCGCCGTGACCTCGTTCCTGTCGCTGCAGCTTGGCCCGCTTTTTTCGACGTTGGTCTGTTCGGCGTTAATGACGATCGCGATTGTATCGGCCTGGCCGGGGTTGCTCGCGGCGGGGGCGGGGCAGCAGGGGCAATCGTTTGTTTTGCCCCATCGCAGTGTGCTGCTAATAGCTGTGCTCGCGGCCATCACCTTTCTTGTCGAAGGTGCAATGCTCGATTGGAGCGCTTTGCTTCTCATTGAACGAGACCTTCTCGCGGAAGCGCACGGGGGCATTGGTTGTATGCTCTTCTCAATCGCAATGGCCGCAGGGCGTCTCAGCGGAGATGCCGTGGTGGCGCGAATCGGAGACCGTGCCACGTTGTTACTCGGGACTCTGCCGATCGTAACAGGCTTCTTGGCTGTGGTGGCCGCGCCAGTTGCGTTGATTGCTATGGCGGGGTTCCTGCTTATTGGATTGGGTATTTCAAATGTTGTACCTGTACTTTGTCGACGCGCCGGCAAACAGAAAATGATGCCAGCAGGCGTTGCTATCGCGGTCATCACGACGGCCGGCTATGCGGGTATACTCGTTGGGCCTCCGGCATTGGGCTCGTCGCACACATGTTTGGCTTGCGCTTGGCGTTTGGGATGTTGGGCGCGCTCATGTCCATCGTTACGCTGTCAGCGAGGATGA
- a CDS encoding efflux RND transporter permease subunit, protein MAFTELFIRRPVLSIVISSLIMLIGLRAATVLPIRQYPKLSNTVVTITTSYPGASADLIQGFITTPLEQVVASAEGVDYINSSSVLGISTIRVYIKLNFDPNEALTEVLSKVNSVKYLIPKESNDPVVTKSTGQATAVMYIAFSSEELAASAISDYLSRVVQPVMSTVDGVAAADILGGQSFAMRLWLDPGKMAGYGVSPAEVSAAIAANNFQAAAGQTKSYFTISDVTANTDLRSVDEFKRMIVKANDGGFVRMEDIAVVELAAQTADTSVAMNGEHAVFIGVQASPQGNPLNIVRGVRALFPEMERNLPPSMKMKVAYDSTKFIQSSIDEVEKTLIEAVVIVVVVIFLFLASLRSVIIPVITIPLSLVGVCSMMLALGFSFNLLTLLAMVLAIGLVVDDAIVVVENIHRHLEEDAPPLQAAIRGAREIVGPVVSMTITLAAVYAPIGFLGGLTGALFREFAFTLAGAVIVSGVIALTLSPLMCSLFLRRADGGRFERFVNRGLSAITRWYGNKLDRSLDYRPITGLFALTILGLVGFLYLHTPKELAPEEDQGIVFALTKAPKYANIDYLDYYGAKLEHALQKFPETDLSFVLNGVSGQQTGIAGMLLKPWDERKRSSIALKSLVQTELSKIEGINAFAFSLPPLPGGSDGLPVQMVINSTLGFQSVYEEMSKLKDAARKSGLFMVSDSDLEFNQPVVRIKVDRSKANELGITMQTVGNALATLLGGNYVNRFNLQGRSYQVIPQVPREERLAPQAIGSYYVKTATGSMLPLSTVVSIEAATDPNALTHYNQLNCATFQAVPMPGVTIGQAVDFLEAEAKKLPAGFSHDFLADARQYVHEGNQLAITFAFALIIIFLVLAAQFESLRDPLIILISVPMAIVGALIPPFFGWATMNIYTQVGLLTLVGLISKQGILMVEFANELQLKERLDRRSAIEMAARVRLRPILMTTAAMVAGFIPLMTATGAGAASRFSIGLVLVAGMSIGTLFTLFVLPAVYVAIASDHRADASSGRAKIAAERDLTGAADAQMVKQ, encoded by the coding sequence ATGGCATTTACTGAGCTTTTCATCAGACGTCCGGTATTGTCTATTGTTATCAGTTCCTTGATTATGCTGATCGGCTTGCGCGCGGCCACCGTACTGCCGATCAGGCAATATCCCAAGCTATCCAATACGGTCGTCACTATCACAACTTCCTATCCTGGCGCCTCCGCCGACCTGATCCAGGGGTTCATCACCACTCCCCTGGAGCAGGTAGTCGCGTCCGCTGAGGGCGTCGACTACATCAATTCCTCGTCTGTGCTTGGTATCTCGACCATCAGAGTCTACATCAAGCTCAATTTCGATCCCAACGAAGCGCTTACGGAGGTGCTCTCTAAAGTCAATTCAGTCAAATATTTAATCCCGAAGGAATCAAACGATCCGGTCGTCACTAAGTCGACCGGTCAGGCCACCGCTGTCATGTATATCGCCTTCTCCAGCGAGGAACTGGCGGCCAGCGCGATCTCCGACTACCTCTCGCGCGTCGTGCAACCCGTGATGTCAACCGTCGACGGTGTCGCAGCGGCAGACATCCTGGGGGGGCAGAGTTTTGCGATGCGGCTATGGCTCGATCCTGGGAAAATGGCAGGGTACGGCGTGTCGCCAGCCGAAGTTTCGGCTGCAATCGCGGCTAACAACTTCCAGGCCGCGGCCGGCCAGACCAAGAGCTATTTCACTATCTCCGATGTCACGGCAAACACGGATCTGCGGAGTGTCGATGAATTCAAGCGCATGATCGTCAAAGCCAATGACGGTGGTTTTGTGCGCATGGAGGACATTGCGGTAGTCGAGCTTGCCGCGCAGACCGCAGACACTAGCGTCGCAATGAACGGCGAGCACGCGGTCTTTATCGGCGTTCAGGCGAGCCCGCAAGGCAATCCGCTAAACATAGTGCGAGGCGTTCGGGCGCTGTTTCCAGAAATGGAGCGTAACCTGCCGCCATCAATGAAGATGAAAGTGGCCTACGACTCCACCAAATTCATTCAATCGTCGATCGATGAAGTGGAGAAGACGCTCATCGAGGCCGTCGTGATCGTGGTGGTAGTAATCTTCCTATTCCTGGCCTCGCTGCGGTCGGTCATCATTCCGGTGATTACTATTCCGTTGTCGCTCGTCGGTGTCTGCAGCATGATGCTGGCGCTGGGGTTCTCATTCAATCTCCTGACTCTCCTTGCGATGGTCCTCGCGATCGGTCTCGTGGTCGATGACGCGATCGTGGTGGTGGAGAACATTCATCGCCATTTAGAAGAAGATGCGCCGCCACTACAGGCTGCCATAAGGGGCGCGCGCGAAATCGTCGGCCCCGTAGTCTCCATGACGATTACCTTGGCTGCGGTGTATGCCCCAATCGGATTTCTCGGCGGCCTCACTGGTGCGCTGTTCCGCGAGTTCGCGTTTACGCTAGCGGGAGCTGTGATCGTGTCGGGCGTGATCGCTTTGACGCTGTCGCCGCTGATGTGCTCGCTCTTCCTGAGGCGCGCTGACGGGGGGCGGTTTGAAAGATTTGTGAATCGCGGGCTCAGCGCCATCACACGATGGTACGGCAACAAGCTCGACCGCTCGCTCGACTATCGTCCGATTACCGGCCTGTTTGCGCTGACTATCCTGGGCCTCGTCGGCTTTCTCTATTTGCATACTCCCAAGGAACTCGCACCCGAGGAGGATCAAGGTATCGTATTCGCTCTAACCAAGGCGCCGAAATATGCCAATATCGATTACCTCGACTATTACGGCGCCAAGCTCGAACACGCGCTCCAGAAATTTCCAGAGACTGATTTGAGCTTTGTACTCAATGGCGTTAGCGGCCAGCAGACTGGCATAGCCGGCATGCTGCTCAAGCCATGGGACGAGCGCAAGCGATCATCCATTGCACTAAAGTCCCTTGTCCAGACCGAGCTGTCCAAAATCGAAGGCATTAACGCGTTTGCGTTTAGCTTGCCGCCGCTTCCTGGCGGTTCGGATGGCCTACCAGTGCAGATGGTGATCAATTCGACGCTGGGCTTCCAATCCGTCTACGAGGAGATGTCGAAGCTGAAGGATGCCGCGCGGAAGAGCGGTCTGTTCATGGTGAGCGACTCCGACCTCGAGTTCAACCAGCCGGTGGTACGAATCAAGGTTGATCGATCCAAGGCCAACGAGCTTGGCATCACCATGCAGACAGTCGGTAACGCGCTCGCCACTCTACTTGGCGGAAACTACGTCAACCGCTTCAATCTACAGGGCCGCTCCTACCAGGTGATCCCGCAGGTGCCACGCGAGGAACGCCTGGCGCCGCAAGCAATCGGGAGCTATTATGTGAAGACTGCGACGGGCTCGATGCTCCCGTTGTCTACCGTAGTGTCCATCGAGGCTGCAACCGATCCGAACGCGCTCACACACTACAACCAGCTCAACTGCGCGACCTTTCAGGCCGTGCCGATGCCCGGCGTCACGATCGGGCAGGCCGTGGACTTCCTGGAAGCGGAGGCGAAGAAACTGCCCGCAGGCTTCAGCCACGACTTCCTCGCCGACGCCCGCCAATATGTGCACGAGGGCAACCAACTGGCCATTACCTTTGCATTTGCACTCATAATCATATTCTTGGTGCTTGCGGCGCAGTTTGAAAGTCTGCGCGATCCCCTTATCATCCTGATCAGCGTGCCGATGGCAATCGTCGGCGCGTTGATCCCGCCATTCTTTGGCTGGGCGACGATGAACATCTACACCCAGGTGGGACTGTTGACCCTGGTCGGGTTGATTTCCAAGCAAGGCATCCTGATGGTTGAGTTCGCCAATGAGCTGCAGCTCAAGGAGAGACTTGACCGTCGCTCGGCTATAGAGATGGCGGCGCGCGTCCGACTGCGTCCAATCTTGATGACAACTGCGGCAATGGTCGCGGGCTTCATACCCTTGATGACCGCAACGGGAGCTGGCGCTGCGAGCCGCTTCTCGATCGGGCTCGTGCTCGTCGCGGGAATGTCCATAGGCACGCTGTTCACGCTCTTCGTGCTGCCGGCGGTCTATGTCGCGATCGCGTCCGATCATCGTGCCGATGCGAGCTCCGGCCGCGCGAAGATCGCCGCCGAGCGCGACCTCACCGGCGCTGCTGATGCTCAGATGGTCAAGCAATGA